A window from Zingiber officinale cultivar Zhangliang chromosome 7A, Zo_v1.1, whole genome shotgun sequence encodes these proteins:
- the LOC122001016 gene encoding cellulose synthase-like protein H1, which translates to MAKSHALPLNERVCVNNTLQRLSDVVILSLLLALLAYRLASLHRHGTTWLVAFVCESWFAFILFLYLNARWNRIVYRSHPQHLANTYGDLPAVDMFVTTADPTLEPPIITVDTVLSLLAVDYPVHKLACYVSDDGSSPVTFFSFSESVEFAKLWVPFCKKHGVRVRAPSVYFSTTEPHLNSSADFIQEWRHVKNEYEELSRRVASVNNEDQIPNYHSNDEFKDFFKIESKNHPSIVKILWENKKGSEQEGIMPHLIYVAREKRPEHPHHYKAGAMNVLTRVSGVMTNAPFVLNVDCDMFANNPQVILHAMCLLLDSPDEVNNNAFAQAPQQFHRALKDDPFGNQLVVLQQSLVPGIQGIQGPFYAGTRCLKRRKVIYGVPPNASRFKKNGGRFIPRLQLLECRSKDNSTEMLSREELRLFYGNSMEFMHSAVQITAGISSPGLPGDLSSRVAVAEMVASCSYEFNTAWGDEIGWVYGSMTEDILTGLRCHSMGWRTVALMLDPPAFLGSSPVGGPGSLTQYKRWATGLLEILVSKKNPVVSVITKELMLRQCLAYLIILVWAVRSIVEVCYALLPAYCLLSNSTFLPNTSEVGFVVALTLFVTYNIYTLVEYFRYGLSVRAWWNNQRMQRIYSSAAWLLGFFSVVLKLLGISDTVFEITRKEQQRPGEDVDNPGRFTFDSSPAFVPGTAVMLVNLWAFAVGLLRVLRTTGPAGAVGPGIGEFVCSWWILLCFWPFLKGLGGRGRHGIPWPVIGKAMVMVCLFLQFYKTA; encoded by the exons ATGGCAAAGTCCCACGCCCTCCCTCTCAACGAGAGAGTTTGTGTCAACAACACTCTCCAACGGCTCTCGGATGTCGTAATCCTCTCCCTCCTCCTCGCCCTCCTCGCCTATCGTCTCGCCTCGCTTCACCGCCATGGAACCACTTGGCTCGTCGCCTTCGTTTGCGAGTCATGGTTTGCCTTCATCTTGTTCCTCTATCTCAATGCCAGATGGAACCGGATCGTTTATAGATCTCACCCCCAGCACTTGGCAAACAC GTACGGTGATCTTCCAGCCGTGGACATGTTTGTGACCACCGCCGACCCGACGCTGGAGCCTCCGATCATCACCGTCGACACGGTACTCTCCTTGCTGGCCGTGGACTATCCGGTTCACAAGCTTGCTTGCTATGTTTCCGACGACGGATCGTCGCCAgtgaccttcttctccttctccgagTCCGTGGAGTTCGCCAAGCTCTGGGTTCCCTTCTGCAAGAAGCATGGCGTGAGAGTGCGAGCGCCTTCCGTTTACTTCTCTACTACTGAACCACATCTGAACTCCTCAGCTGACTTCATCCAAGAGTGGAGGCATGTCAAG AATGAGTACGAAGAACTAAGTCGAAGAGTTGCATCTGTAAATAATGAGGACCAAATTCCTAATTACCACAGTAACGATGAGTTCAAggacttcttcaagatcgagagCAAGAACCATCCAAGCATAGTCAAG ATTTTATGGGAGAACAAGAAAGGATCAGAACAAGAAGGGATAATGCCACATCTAATTTATGTTGCCAGAGAGAAGAGGCCAGAGCATCCACATCACTACAAGGCAGGAGCCATGAATGTTCTG ACAAGGGTGTCAGGCGTGATGACCAATGCACCATTCGTGCTCAACGTCGACTGCGACATGTTCGCCAACAACCCACAAGTCATCCTCCATGCCATGTGTCTGCTCCTTGACTCCCCCGACGAGGTGAACAATAATGCCTTCGCCCAGGCTCCACAGCAGTTTCATAGAGCTCTCAAGGACGATCCCTTCGGAAACCAACTCGTAGTCCTCCAACAG TCCCTTGTGCCCGGTATACAAGGTATTCAAGGCCCGTTTTATGCCGGAACACGATGCCTCAAACGGAGAAAAGTCATATATGGCGTCCCACCAAATGCCTCCAGATTTAAGAAGAACGGCGGCAGATTTATTCCTCGACTCCAATTACTGGAATGCCGTTCGAAGGACAATTCAACAGAAATGTTGTCTCGCGAAGAACTTCGGTTGTTCTACGGAAACTCTATGGAATTCATGCATTCGGCCGTTCAAATAACCGCAGGAATCAGTAGTCCTGGATTACCCGGCGACCTTTCCAGTCGTGTTGCAGTAGCTGAAATGGTTGCTTCTTGTTCTTATGAATTCAACACAGCTTGGGGCGATGAG ATTGGTTGGGTTTATGGTTCGATGACGGAGGACATCCTGACAGGCCTGAGGTGTCATTCCATGGGATGGAGAACGGTGGCTCTGATGCTGGACCCACCTGCATTCCTCGGCTCTTCCCCCGTAGGCGGTCCGGGGAGCTTGACGCAGTACAAGAGGTGGGCAACAGGCCTTCTCGAGATCCTGGTTAGCAAGAAAAACCCGGTAGTTTCTGTCATCACCAAAGAGCTCATGCTCCGGCAATGTCTCGCGTACTTGATCATACTTGTTTGGGCTGTGAGATCCATCGTCGAGGTCTGCTATGCTCTGCTCCCGGCTTACTGCCTCCTTTCGAACTCCACCTTCTTGCCTAAC ACATCAGAAGTGGGTTTTGTTGTGGCATTGACTCTTTTTGTGACCTACAACATCTACACATTGGTAGAATACTTCCGCTACGGGTTGTCGGTGAGAGCATGGTGGAATAACCAGAGGATGCAGAGGATTTACTCGTCCGCCGCATGGCTTCTCGGCTTCTTCAGCGTGGTCCTCAAGCTTCTCGGCATCTCGGACACTGTCTTCGAGATCACCCGAAAAGAGCAGCAAAGGCCGGGCGAGGACGTGGACAACCCCGGGCGGTTCACCTTCGACTCGTCACCGGCGTTTGTTCCGGGGACCGCCGTAATGCTGGTCAATCTGTGGGCCTTCGCCGTCGGTTTGCTGCGAGTTCTCCGTACCACCGGCCCTGCCGGAGCAGTCGGACCGGGGATTGGGGAGTTCGTCTGTAGCTGGTGGATCTTGCTCTGCTTTTGGCCTTTCTTGAAGGGGCTCGGCGGGCGTGGGAGGCATGGGATTCCCTGGCCGGTCATTGGCAAGGCAATGGTGATGGTTTGCCTTTTCCTGCAGTTTTACAAAACTGCATGA